DNA from Flavobacterium aestivum:
TCCTGAAGTTACGGTCGATAAAACTTATGCTACCAAATATATGGTGAATCATTATTTGAGCTGGAATGTTTCGAATCGATTGAATTTAGGTTTTTTTGAATCAGCTATTTGGACAAATACTAATGGAAGAGGGTTTGATGCTAATTTTGTGAACCCAATCGTGTTTTATAGAGCAGTTGAGTTTTCTTCTTCTTCCAAAACTGGGAATGCTGTTTTAGGATTGAGTTATAAATACAAATGGAATAATCAGATAAATCTATACGGACAATTTCTTATTGATGAGTTTTCAACCGGTGATATTTTTGGAGGAGAAAAAAGCTGGAAAAATAAATTAGGATATCAATTGGGTGCAAAATATTTCAATGCTTTTCATATAGATAACTTGTTGTTGCAATTGGAACTCAATCGCGTTCGGCCTTATGTATATTCTCATAGCGATCCAATTACTAATTATGGGCACAACAACCAAAGTTTGGGACATCAATGGGGAGGAAATTTTCAAGAGGTAGTTTTGTTGGGATACTATCATAAAGACAGATTTTATGCGAATACTAAATTTACGTTTGGTACTCGTGGGTTTGATTATAATACTACTGATAATAAATTCAACTATGGGCAAGATATTTATAAAGATTATGATTTAAACAGACCATATGATAAAGGGGTTAATGTAGGGCAAGGAAATAAAACAAGTGTTTTTATTACTGAATTGCAACTGGGTTATTTAGTGAATCCGGCAACCAATTTGAAATTTTTTGGTAATTTTTTATATCGAAGTTTTGACCCAACAACTGATACTGCAACAGTTTTCAAAGAGCAAACTACTTGGTTTACTATTGGTTTTAGGTCTGATGTGTTTAATTGGTATTTTGATTATTAGTTTTTTAAGTTTTCATGATGTAATTGTGCAGTAAAAACCGATTAAATAAATAGCTGTATTTTCATTCTTTCATTTCATGGATCATTTTTGAATCTTATTTGTATATTTGCACCAGATTTCAAAAAAATACAAATTTTATCCGCATTGAGTACAACACAAATTCCCTTTTCATTTAAGTCTATTTATATTGATTTTAAAGCAATTACAAAAGCAGGTTTGGCTATTAGTGTTGTTTTTTCTTCTATAGCAGGGTATATTCTTGGTTTCGATGATGCTCATCCTTTTAGTTGGGTCGTTTTGTTGAAACTGGCAATTGGTGGATATTGCATGGTGGGAGCGTCTAATGCTTTTAATCAAGTTATTGAGAAAGATTTAGATGCACTTATGGATCGTACTAAAAATCGTCCAGTGCCATCAGGAAGAATGTCTCCAAATTTGGCTTTGATTGTTGCAAGTCTTCTGACTATAATAGGAGTAGTTTTGCTTTATACAATTAATCCTAAGTCGGCCATGTTTGGTGCGATTTCTATCTTTTTATATACAAGTGTTTATACACCGCTTAAAACAGTTACTTCATTATCTGTTTTTGTTGGAGCTTTTCCTGGTGCAATCCCTTTTATGTTAGGTTGGGTAGCGGCAACAGGTGAATTTGGTATAGAAGCTGGGACTTTATTTTTGATTCAGTTTTTCTGGCAATTTCCTCATTTTTGGGCTATTGGTTGGTTTTTGTTTGATGATTACGAAAAGGCAGGTTTTTTTATGTTGCCAACTGGTAAGAAAGACAAAGGAACTTCTTTGCAGATTATAT
Protein-coding regions in this window:
- the cyoE gene encoding heme o synthase yields the protein MSTTQIPFSFKSIYIDFKAITKAGLAISVVFSSIAGYILGFDDAHPFSWVVLLKLAIGGYCMVGASNAFNQVIEKDLDALMDRTKNRPVPSGRMSPNLALIVASLLTIIGVVLLYTINPKSAMFGAISIFLYTSVYTPLKTVTSLSVFVGAFPGAIPFMLGWVAATGEFGIEAGTLFLIQFFWQFPHFWAIGWFLFDDYEKAGFFMLPTGKKDKGTSLQIILYTVWLTIASLLPALGYTGRLFITPVAAGLVFLLGLWMLYYAVQLYKIRTAKAARTLMLVSVSYITLLQLIYIFDKFLR